A genomic stretch from Festucalex cinctus isolate MCC-2025b chromosome 13, RoL_Fcin_1.0, whole genome shotgun sequence includes:
- the ywhae1 gene encoding tyrosine 3-monooxygenase/tryptophan 5-monooxygenase activation protein, epsilon polypeptide 1: MAERDECVYQAKLAEQAERYDEMVVFMKNVAGMDVELTVEERNLLSVAYKNVIGARRASWRIISSIEQRDESKGEEEKLKMVREYRKTVEDELKSICGDILEALEKHLLPSALAGESKVFYNKMKGDYHRYLAEFATGNGRKEAAEQSLVAYKTATDLATQELPPTHPIRLGLALNFSVFYYEILNSPDRACRLAKAAFDDAIAELDTLSEDSYKDSTLIMQLLRDNLTLWTSDMQGEGEEQTTEALQDVEDEAQT; the protein is encoded by the exons ATGGCAGAGCGAGATGAATGCGTTTACCAGGCAAAACTCGCAGAGCAGGCCGAGCGATATGACG AGATGGTGGTGTTTATGAAGAATGTGGCGGGCATGGATGTGGAGCTCACAGTGGAGGAGAGGAACCTGCTATCAGTGGCTTACAAGAATGTGATTGGCGCTAGGAGAGCTTCCTGGAGGATAATCAGCAGCATTGAACAGAGAGATGAGAGCAAGGGTGAAGAAGAGAAATTGAAGATGGTCCGGGAATACAGGAAAACg GTTGAAGATGAGCTTAAGTCAATCTGTGGTGACATTCTGGAGGCATTGGAAAAGCACCTACTCCCCTCTGCTCTTGCTGGCGAGTCCAAAGTCTTCTACAACAAAAT GAAGGGTGACTACCACAGGTACCTGGCAGAGTTTGCTACAGGCAACGGCAGAAAGGAAGCAGCAGAGCAGAGCTTGGTGGCCTACAAAACCGCAACTGATCTCGCCACGCAAGAGCTGCCACCCACACACCCCATTCGCCTTGGTCTCGCGCTCAACTTCTCCGTCTTCTACTACGAGATCCTCAACTCACCGGATCGGGCTTGCAG GTTGGCAAAGGCTGCGTTTGATGACGCAATTGCGGAACTGGACACGCTGAGTGAAGATAGCTACAAAGACTCCACACTGATCATGCAGTTGTTACGTGACAACCTGACATTATGGACTTCAGATATGCAGGGAGAAG GAGAAGAACAGACCACAGAAGCACTGCAGGATGTGGAGGACGAAGCGCAGACTTAG